The following are encoded together in the Pontibacter liquoris genome:
- the mnmD gene encoding tRNA (5-methylaminomethyl-2-thiouridine)(34)-methyltransferase MnmD encodes MHLEIRQTKDGSNTLYVPELNEHYHSVHGALQESQHVFIKHGLEHVLATKKDIKVLEVGFGTGLNAILTYPFALAQKAFIQYDSIEKFPLQNDVVAELGYNQAILNPELYEAFLQMHHAPWNEPTSLIPYFTLQKIHETLEEFIAPASYYDIVYFDAFAPEKQPELWADAMFAKLYKAIRPGGVLVTYCAKGSFKRSLKAAGFTVEALPGPPGKREMTRGVKPVAGLYL; translated from the coding sequence ATGCACCTCGAAATACGACAGACAAAAGACGGCTCTAATACCTTGTATGTGCCCGAATTAAACGAGCATTACCATTCGGTGCATGGGGCGTTACAGGAGTCGCAACATGTCTTTATCAAGCATGGGCTAGAGCACGTGCTTGCTACTAAAAAGGATATTAAGGTGCTGGAGGTGGGCTTCGGCACCGGCCTGAACGCCATCCTTACCTACCCGTTTGCTTTGGCGCAGAAAGCCTTTATCCAGTACGACTCGATCGAAAAGTTTCCGCTGCAAAATGATGTGGTAGCAGAGCTGGGCTACAACCAGGCCATCCTGAACCCGGAGCTGTACGAGGCTTTTCTGCAGATGCACCACGCGCCCTGGAACGAGCCGACCAGCCTGATCCCTTACTTCACGCTGCAGAAGATACACGAAACGTTGGAGGAGTTTATAGCGCCTGCCTCATACTACGACATTGTATACTTTGATGCCTTTGCTCCCGAAAAACAGCCGGAATTATGGGCTGACGCCATGTTTGCCAAGCTCTACAAGGCCATACGCCCGGGCGGCGTGCTGGTAACTTATTGTGCCAAAGGCTCCTTTAAGCGCAGCCTCAAAGCAGCCGGCTTTACCGTGGAGGCCCTGCCC
- a CDS encoding acyl-CoA thioesterase: MPRIHITLPAHTHFEATIPVRITDLNYGGHLGNDALLSILHEARLQLLHHYGYSELDLGGVGIIMADVAIAYKGEGFYGDILTIKMAFDEISKYGFDITYHVVNQHGKDVAHAKTGILCFNYATRKLMGLPDEVKAKIETKAG, encoded by the coding sequence ATGCCCCGCATCCACATCACCCTGCCTGCCCACACGCATTTCGAAGCTACGATTCCCGTACGCATCACCGACCTCAACTATGGCGGGCACCTGGGCAACGATGCCTTGCTGTCTATCCTGCATGAAGCGCGCCTGCAGCTGTTGCACCACTACGGCTACAGCGAGCTGGACCTGGGTGGGGTCGGCATCATTATGGCCGATGTGGCTATCGCGTACAAAGGCGAAGGCTTTTACGGCGACATCCTGACAATAAAGATGGCGTTTGACGAAATAAGCAAGTATGGCTTCGATATCACCTACCACGTGGTAAACCAGCATGGCAAAGACGTAGCCCATGCCAAGACCGGTATTCTGTGCTTTAATTACGCTACGCGCAAGCTCATGGGGCTGCCCGACGAAGTAAAGGCAAAGATTGAAACTAAAGCCGGATGA